The following coding sequences lie in one Bacteroidota bacterium genomic window:
- the raiA gene encoding ribosome-associated translation inhibitor RaiA, translated as MTVKIQSVHFDADKKLLAFVEERVDKLTLFYDGIITSEVILKIDKGDSVENKIAEIKLHMAGNDLFVKKQCKSFEEAVDMSIDALKTQVKKHKEKVKGL; from the coding sequence ATGACAGTAAAAATTCAATCCGTGCATTTTGATGCAGACAAAAAATTATTAGCCTTTGTAGAAGAGCGAGTAGATAAGTTAACCCTTTTTTATGATGGGATTATCACTAGTGAGGTGATCTTAAAAATTGATAAAGGAGATAGCGTAGAAAATAAAATAGCAGAAATAAAATTGCACATGGCAGGAAATGATTTGTTTGTAAAAAAACAATGCAAAAGCTTTGAAGAAGCTGTTGATATGAGTATTGATGCGCTAAAAACACAAGTAAAAAAACACAAAGAAAAAGTAAAAGGATTGTAA
- a CDS encoding YdcF family protein — protein MKRTLSTPAFISCALFMLCSYDKTKKESNDLTDKLANRYDVIIVPGVPYQEPSLKSVLKARILWAKYLFDRGITKNIIFSGASVYTPYIESKVMKIYADSLGIPSKNTFAEEEAEHSTENVFYSVLLARELGFKRIAVATDAYQALLIKSYMKKKFPDIELIPIAYKKINMRSKWPLIDAETAYAENFVSLAKRENKIKRFKGTMGMNVFENKKDSSAFSRKVPVIVKN, from the coding sequence ATGAAACGGACGCTCTCAACCCCTGCTTTCATTAGCTGTGCACTATTTATGCTTTGCAGCTATGACAAAACAAAAAAAGAATCAAATGACTTAACGGATAAACTAGCGAACCGCTATGATGTAATCATCGTTCCGGGTGTTCCGTATCAGGAACCTTCCCTAAAAAGTGTTTTAAAAGCCCGTATTCTTTGGGCAAAATACCTTTTCGACAGAGGCATCACAAAAAACATTATTTTCTCAGGAGCTTCGGTCTACACGCCCTACATCGAAAGTAAAGTGATGAAAATTTATGCAGATTCGTTGGGTATTCCTTCTAAAAACACCTTTGCAGAAGAGGAAGCTGAACATAGCACAGAAAATGTTTTTTATTCGGTACTCCTCGCCAGAGAACTTGGTTTTAAAAGGATTGCTGTTGCAACCGATGCCTATCAAGCGCTTTTAATAAAAAGTTATATGAAAAAAAAATTTCCGGACATCGAACTCATTCCGATTGCTTATAAAAAAATAAATATGCGTAGCAAATGGCCATTAATAGATGCAGAAACAGCTTATGCAGAAAATTTTGTTTCTTTAGCAAAACGTGAAAACAAAATCAAACGCTTTAAAGGAACAATGGGGATGAATGTTTTTGAAAATAAAAAAGACTCCTCCGCTTTTAGCAGAAAAGTCCCTGTAATTGTGAAAAATTAA
- the tuf gene encoding elongation factor Tu: MAKEKFDRSKPHVNIGTIGHVDHGKTTLTAAITVVLAEKGLSEVRDFSSIDNAPEEKERGITINTSHVEYSTANRHYAHVDCPGHADYVKNMVTGAAQMDGAILVVAATDGPMPQTREHILLARQVGVPKIVVFMNKVDMVDDPELLELVEMEIRELLSFYQFDGDNTPIIQGSALGGLNKDAKWIPKIMELMDAVDAYIPIPQRETDKPFLMPVEDVFTITGRGTVATGKIETGVINSGDEVEIIGMQDEKLKSTITGVEMFRKILDRGEAGDNVGLLLRGIDKKDIRRGMVVVRPGTITPHTEFKAEIYVLKKEEGGRHTPFHNKYRPQFYLRTTDVTGEIELPAGRDMVMPGDNVTITVKLIVPVAMDKGLRFAIREGGRTVGAGQVTEIIK, encoded by the coding sequence ATGGCTAAAGAAAAATTCGACCGTTCCAAACCACACGTAAACATCGGAACAATTGGTCACGTTGACCACGGTAAAACTACATTAACCGCAGCAATCACTGTTGTATTGGCTGAAAAAGGTTTATCTGAAGTAAGAGATTTCTCTTCTATCGATAATGCTCCTGAAGAAAAAGAACGTGGTATCACGATCAATACTTCTCACGTTGAGTATTCAACTGCTAACCGCCACTACGCTCACGTTGACTGTCCAGGTCACGCGGATTATGTGAAGAACATGGTTACAGGTGCTGCTCAAATGGACGGTGCGATTCTAGTTGTTGCTGCTACAGATGGTCCAATGCCACAAACTCGTGAACATATCCTTTTAGCTCGCCAGGTAGGTGTGCCTAAAATTGTTGTTTTCATGAACAAAGTGGATATGGTTGACGATCCTGAATTGTTAGAATTAGTTGAAATGGAAATTCGTGAGTTATTGTCTTTCTATCAATTTGATGGTGACAACACTCCTATCATCCAAGGTTCTGCTTTAGGTGGTTTGAATAAAGATGCAAAATGGATTCCAAAAATTATGGAATTGATGGATGCAGTTGATGCGTATATTCCAATTCCTCAACGTGAAACTGATAAGCCTTTCTTGATGCCAGTTGAAGACGTTTTCACAATCACTGGTCGTGGAACTGTTGCTACAGGTAAAATTGAAACAGGTGTTATCAACTCAGGTGATGAGGTTGAAATCATCGGTATGCAAGATGAAAAATTAAAATCTACAATCACTGGTGTTGAGATGTTCCGTAAGATCCTTGACAGAGGTGAAGCAGGTGATAACGTTGGTTTATTGTTACGTGGTATCGATAAGAAAGATATCCGTAGAGGTATGGTTGTTGTTCGTCCTGGTACGATCACTCCTCATACTGAATTCAAAGCTGAGATCTACGTTTTGAAAAAAGAAGAAGGTGGACGTCACACTCCATTCCACAATAAATACCGTCCTCAGTTCTACTTACGTACAACTGACGTAACTGGAGAAATTGAATTGCCAGCAGGACGTGACATGGTTATGCCTGGTGATAACGTAACAATTACCGTTAAGTTAATTGTTCCGGTTGCTATGGACAAAGGTCTACGTTTCGCTATCCGTGAAGGTGGTAGAACAGTTGGAGCTGGTCAGGTAACTGAGATCATTAAGTAA
- the secE gene encoding preprotein translocase subunit SecE, producing the protein MSKFKTYIDETANELFHKVSWPSWSELQSSAIVVAIASIIIALLVFAMDFTFNKGMEAIYHLF; encoded by the coding sequence ATGAGCAAATTCAAAACATACATCGATGAAACCGCAAACGAACTTTTTCATAAAGTAAGTTGGCCATCATGGAGCGAATTACAAAGCAGCGCAATCGTTGTTGCTATCGCATCTATTATTATTGCATTGTTAGTATTTGCAATGGATTTCACGTTCAATAAAGGAATGGAAGCTATTTACCATTTGTTTTAA